The Falco naumanni isolate bFalNau1 chromosome 14, bFalNau1.pat, whole genome shotgun sequence genome includes a window with the following:
- the POU3F4 gene encoding POU domain, class 3, transcription factor 4 — protein MATAASNPYSLLGSGSLAHADGAGMQQGSPFRNPQKLLQSEYLQGVPGNGHPLGHHWVTSLSDGGPWPSALAGGPLEQPDVKPGREDLQLGAIIHHRSPHVSHHSPHANHPSAWGASPAHSASLAPPAAAAAGQPLNVYSQAGFAVGGMLEHGGLTPPPAAAAAQGLHPGLRGEAGGEHGELGGHHCQDHSDEETPTSDELEQFAKQFKQRRIKLGFTQADVGLALGTLYGNVFSQTTICRFEALQLSFKNMCKLKPLLNKWLEEADSSTGSPTSIDKIAAQGRKRKKRTSIEVSVKGVLETHFLKCPKPAAQEISSLADSLQLEKEVVRVWFCNRRQKEKRMTPPGEQPQHEVYSHGVKTDTACHDL, from the coding sequence ATGGCCACAGCCGCCTCCAACCCCTACAGCCTGCTCGGCTCCGGCTCGCTCGCCCATGCGGACGGCGCGGGCATGCAGCAGGGGAGCCCCTTCCGCAACCcgcagaagctgctgcagagcgAGTACCTGCAGGGCGTCCCCGGCAATGGGCACCCGCTGGGGCACCACTGGGTGACCAGCCTGAGCGACGGCGGGCCCTGGCCCTCGGCGCTGGCCGGCGGCCCGCTGGAGCAGCCCGACGTCAAGCCGGGCCGCGAGGACCTGCAGCTGGGCGCCATCATCCACCACCGCTCGCCCCACGTCTCCCACCACTCGCCCCACGCCAACCACCCCAGCGCCTGGGGCGCCAGCCCGGCCCACAGCGCCTCGCTggcccccccggccgccgccgccgccgggcagcCCCTCAACGTCTACTCGCAGGCCGGCTTCGCGGTGGGCGGCATGCTGGAGCACGGCGGGCTcaccccgccgcccgccgccgccgccgcgcagggCTTGCACCCGGGGCTGCGCGGCGAGGCCGGCGGCGAGCACGGCGAGCTGGGCGGGCACCACTGCCAGGACCACTCGGACGAGGAGACGCCGACCTCGGACGAGCTGGAGCAGTTCGCCAAGCAGTTCAAGCAGCGGCGCATCAAGCTGGGCTTCACCCAGGCCGACGTGGGCTTGGCCCTGGGGACCCTCTACGGCAACGTCTTCTCGCAGACCACCATCTGCCGCTTCGAGgccctgcagctcagcttcaAGAACATGTGCAAGCTGAAGCCGCTGCTGAACAAGTGGCTGGAGGAGGCCGACTCCTCCACCGGCAGCCCCACCAGCATCGACAAGATCGCGGCgcaggggaggaagaggaagaagcgGACCTCCATCGAGGTGAGTGTCAAGGGCGTGCTGGAAACGCACTTTCTCAAGTGTCCCAAGCCGGCCGCCCAGGAGATCTCCTCGCTGGCAGAcagcctgcagctggagaaggaggtggTGCGGGTCTGGTTCTGCAACCGGCGGCAGAAGGAGAAGCGCATGACGCCGCCGGGCGAGCAGCCGCAGCACGAGGTGTACTCCCACGGCGTGAAAACGGACACGGCCTGCCACGACCTCTGA